From the genome of Candidatus Reconcilbacillus cellulovorans, one region includes:
- a CDS encoding acyltransferase produces MWFTDVYALAALAGFAGLLAATKRWTWNKRWLLLSFNVAFLAVFSRFHGPLVAFALAYTAANYAGYVWLCRARSFRRAGFWGLIAANVAAVSAVRFVDMGVLPEPPFYNAIVTLGLIYYVLKAIDAVYFAYFVGQEGRARAVDYFNFILFVPTFTSGPILKFRDFLADAARPYDVGAADLETAVKRIVLGLFKKTVVVYWMQRVFDAVAAGSGDMHAAESLFLMAWFYVMIYFDFSGYSDIAIGFGRLFGYNVPENFKRPFLSPTLTQYWRNWHATMADWFRDHVYLLVARRNVSRRTAAGLSVVIMLLIGLWHGYTWTYVVWGLWHGAVLAVENLLGRTTVNRKKVGAIHFYARCLLTQLIVVLAVAVYIPDAELVRRVYAGLLFGW; encoded by the coding sequence ATGTGGTTCACCGACGTTTACGCCCTGGCCGCGCTCGCGGGATTCGCCGGCCTGCTCGCCGCGACGAAGCGATGGACGTGGAACAAACGGTGGCTGCTTCTTTCGTTCAACGTCGCTTTTCTCGCCGTGTTCAGCCGGTTCCACGGACCGCTCGTCGCGTTTGCGCTGGCGTATACGGCCGCCAACTACGCCGGTTACGTATGGCTCTGCCGGGCGAGGTCGTTCCGGCGCGCCGGATTTTGGGGCCTGATCGCCGCCAACGTCGCCGCCGTCAGCGCCGTCCGGTTCGTCGACATGGGCGTTTTGCCCGAACCGCCGTTTTACAACGCGATCGTAACGCTTGGACTGATCTATTACGTGCTGAAAGCGATCGACGCCGTCTATTTCGCCTATTTCGTCGGGCAGGAAGGCCGGGCGCGGGCGGTCGACTATTTCAATTTCATCCTGTTCGTGCCGACGTTCACGTCCGGGCCGATTCTGAAATTCCGCGATTTTCTCGCCGACGCCGCGCGGCCGTACGACGTCGGCGCCGCCGATCTGGAAACAGCCGTCAAACGGATCGTCCTCGGCCTGTTCAAGAAAACGGTCGTCGTCTATTGGATGCAGCGCGTGTTCGACGCCGTCGCCGCCGGGTCGGGCGACATGCACGCGGCGGAGTCGCTGTTTCTGATGGCCTGGTTTTACGTGATGATTTATTTTGATTTCAGCGGCTATTCCGACATCGCGATCGGCTTCGGCCGGCTGTTCGGCTACAACGTCCCGGAAAACTTCAAGCGGCCGTTCCTGTCGCCGACGCTCACCCAGTACTGGCGCAACTGGCACGCGACGATGGCCGACTGGTTCCGCGACCACGTCTACCTGCTCGTCGCGCGGCGCAACGTGTCGCGGCGGACGGCGGCGGGGCTGTCGGTCGTCATCATGCTGCTGATCGGCCTGTGGCACGGCTATACGTGGACGTATGTCGTGTGGGGACTCTGGCACGGCGCGGTGTTGGCGGTCGAAAACCTGCTCGGCCGCACGACCGTCAACCGCAAAAAGGTCGGCGCCATCCATTTTTATGCGCGGTGCCTGCTGACGCAGCTGATCGTCGTGCTGGCGGTCGCGGTGTACATCCCGGATGCCGAATTGGTGCGCCGGGTGTACGCGGGATTATTGTTCGGGTGGTGA
- a CDS encoding xylose isomerase: MKLGIFTVLFSQKPFEEALDFIAAHGLEAVEIGTGAWPGDAHCKPDELLADESKRRAFKRAVESRGLVISALSCHGNPLHPNRDRAKADHDILIKTIDLAAQLEVPVVNTFSGCPGDSDDAKYPNWPVSPWPNDFQELLKWQWETKVIPYWKEVGAYAAARGVKIGLELHGGFSVHSPGTLLRLREAVGEVIGANLDPSHMWWQGIDPVQAVLILGRAGAIHHFHAKDTAIDPNNVNRWGLTDMQPYTNMLDRAWQFRTVGFGHDLKTWADIISALRLVGYDYVVSIEHEDGLMSVEEGFTKAVQNLKQVLIREKLTNMWWV, encoded by the coding sequence GTGAAACTCGGCATTTTCACCGTGTTGTTTTCCCAAAAACCGTTCGAGGAAGCGCTGGACTTCATCGCCGCCCACGGGCTCGAAGCCGTCGAGATCGGCACCGGTGCCTGGCCGGGCGACGCCCACTGCAAACCCGACGAGCTTCTCGCCGACGAGTCGAAACGCCGCGCTTTCAAGCGCGCTGTCGAATCGCGCGGACTCGTCATCAGCGCGCTCAGCTGCCACGGCAACCCGCTTCACCCGAACCGCGACCGCGCCAAAGCCGATCACGACATTCTCATCAAGACGATCGACCTCGCCGCACAACTCGAAGTGCCGGTCGTCAACACGTTTTCCGGGTGTCCCGGCGATTCCGACGACGCCAAATATCCGAACTGGCCGGTGTCGCCGTGGCCGAACGATTTTCAGGAACTCTTGAAATGGCAGTGGGAAACGAAAGTCATTCCTTACTGGAAAGAAGTCGGCGCATATGCGGCTGCCCGCGGCGTTAAAATCGGCCTCGAACTGCACGGCGGCTTCTCCGTCCATTCGCCGGGCACGCTGCTGCGCCTGCGCGAGGCGGTCGGCGAGGTGATCGGCGCCAATCTGGACCCGTCGCACATGTGGTGGCAAGGCATCGACCCGGTTCAAGCCGTGTTGATCCTCGGCCGCGCCGGCGCCATTCACCATTTCCACGCCAAGGACACGGCGATCGACCCGAACAACGTCAATCGTTGGGGCTTGACCGACATGCAGCCGTACACGAACATGCTCGACCGCGCGTGGCAGTTCCGCACCGTCGGCTTCGGCCACGATCTGAAGACGTGGGCCGACATCATCAGCGCGCTGCGCCTCGTCGGCTACGACTATGTCGTCAGCATCGAACATGAGGACGGCCTGATGTCGGTGGAAGAAGGGTTCACGAAAGCGGTGCAGAACTTGAAGCAAGTGCTCATTCGGGAGAAGCTGACGAATATGTGGTGGGTATAA